A window of the Henckelia pumila isolate YLH828 chromosome 3, ASM3356847v2, whole genome shotgun sequence genome harbors these coding sequences:
- the LOC140886381 gene encoding cold shock domain-containing protein 3-like isoform X3 codes for MAEEKFARSKGVVTKFNDQKGYGFIKPDEGGEDLFVHQTAVKSDGFRTLREGQIVEFTIILEGDKTKAVDVTAPGGGPIRRGSDRNLRGGAVGGYGSRDRRNGGGECYNCGEFGHMARDCIGRIGGGNDSSCYNCGGYGHLARECPSASRRGGGNSGACFACGEPGHMARDCMGGVSNRGGGGFGRLGGRGSGASGGKCFNCGESGHFARECTEPPCG; via the coding sequence ATGGCAGAGGAGAAATTTGCTAGATCGAAAGGGGTGGTGACGAAATTCAACGATCAGAAAGGGTATGGCTTCATTAAACCCGACGAGGGTGGCGAAGATCTATTCGTCCATCAAACCGCCGTGAAATCAGACGGGTTTCGTACTCTTCGCGAGGGACAAATCGTCGAGTTCACGATCATTCTGGAGGGCGACAAAACCAAGGCCGTTGATGTTACCGCCCCCGGAGGTGGCCCTATACGGAGGGGAAGTGACAGAAATCTTCGTGGTGGAGCTGTAGGAGGATACGGGTCTAGAGATCGGAGAAATGGCGGAGGTGAATGTTATAATTGCGGTGAGTTTGGGCATATGGCTAGGGATTGCATTGGCAGAATCGGCGGCGGGAATGATAGTAGTTGTTATAACTGCGGAGGGTATGGGCATCTGGCGAGGGAGTGTCCAAGTGCTAGCCGTCGCGGAGGTGGAAATAGTGGAGCTTGCTTTGCTTGTGGTGAGCCGGGGCATATGGCGAGGGACTGTATGGGTGGTGTAAGCAATCGTGGAGGTGGTGGTTTTGGGAGGCTTGGAGGCCGAGGCAGCGGGGCCAGCGGAGGGAAGTGCTTCAACTGCGGGGAGTCTGGACATTTTGCTAGGGAATGCACGGAACCGCCTTGCGGATGA